One window of Cryobacterium arcticum genomic DNA carries:
- the rpsP gene encoding 30S ribosomal protein S16: MAVKIRLKRMGKIRAPYYRIVVADSRTKRDGRVIEEIGIYHPTQEPSVIEVKSERAQYWLSVGAQPTEQVAALLKLTGDWGIFKGDKNAVSTVKIKEPKAAFVADEKKKPVLKPKAEKPAAKAPTEDVAVEATEEDKA, translated from the coding sequence GTGGCTGTCAAAATCCGTCTGAAGCGCATGGGCAAGATTCGTGCGCCGTACTACCGCATCGTTGTCGCCGACTCGCGCACCAAGCGCGATGGTCGTGTCATCGAAGAGATCGGCATCTACCACCCCACGCAGGAGCCTTCGGTCATCGAGGTCAAGTCCGAGCGTGCCCAGTACTGGCTCTCCGTCGGCGCACAGCCGACCGAGCAGGTCGCGGCACTCCTCAAGCTGACCGGCGACTGGGGAATCTTCAAGGGCGACAAGAACGCCGTCTCCACCGTCAAGATCAAGGAGCCCAAGGCTGCCTTCGTCGCCGACGAGAAGAAGAAGCCGGTTCTCAAGCCCAAGGCCGAGAAGCCCGCGGCCAAGGCCCCGACCGAAGACGTTGCTGTTGAAGCAACCGAAGAGGACAAGGCGTAA
- a CDS encoding glutamate--cysteine ligase — translation MRIDFARSERSTVGIEWELALVDRETGDLVSIADEVLEALKGPDGAPHPHITGELLLNTVELVSGVHQTVAGAVADVAGQVAEVRAITDPRGVDPICSGSHPFGQWFDQQVTDKERYHKLIDRTQWWGRNMMIWGIHVHVGIEDRDKVIPILNGLLSFVPHLQALSASSPFWAGVNTGYASNRAQMFQQLPTAGLPWRLEDWAGWEAYVHDLTLTGIIEDATEVRWDIRPSPRWGTIEVRACDGVSTVEELGAIAALIQCLVEWMSSEIDAGRPVPTMQPWFVRENKWRAARYGLAAEIIVGSNGSQRMVTDEVRRLVEVLSPTAERLGCLPELLQLHLILDHGASYQRQLAVAATHNGSLPAVVASLSRELREGLVP, via the coding sequence GTGCGCATCGACTTCGCCCGCTCCGAACGCTCGACCGTCGGCATCGAGTGGGAACTGGCCCTCGTCGACCGCGAGACGGGCGACCTCGTGTCGATCGCCGACGAGGTCCTGGAGGCCCTGAAGGGCCCGGATGGCGCTCCGCACCCGCACATCACCGGGGAACTGCTCCTGAACACCGTGGAGCTCGTCTCCGGGGTGCACCAGACGGTGGCCGGCGCCGTCGCCGACGTCGCCGGGCAGGTCGCCGAGGTGCGTGCCATCACCGACCCGCGCGGCGTCGACCCGATCTGCAGCGGCTCGCATCCGTTCGGCCAGTGGTTCGACCAGCAGGTCACCGACAAGGAGCGCTACCACAAGCTCATCGACCGCACTCAGTGGTGGGGCCGCAACATGATGATCTGGGGCATCCACGTGCATGTGGGCATCGAGGACCGCGACAAGGTCATCCCCATTTTGAACGGCTTGCTCAGCTTCGTGCCGCACCTGCAGGCGCTGAGCGCGTCGAGTCCGTTCTGGGCCGGGGTGAACACCGGCTATGCCTCCAACCGGGCCCAGATGTTCCAGCAGCTTCCCACCGCGGGGCTACCGTGGCGTCTGGAGGACTGGGCCGGGTGGGAGGCATATGTGCACGACCTCACGCTGACCGGGATCATCGAGGACGCCACCGAGGTGCGCTGGGACATCCGCCCGTCGCCGCGCTGGGGCACCATCGAAGTGCGCGCCTGCGACGGGGTGTCCACGGTCGAGGAACTCGGCGCCATCGCCGCGCTCATCCAGTGCCTGGTCGAGTGGATGTCGAGCGAGATCGACGCGGGCCGTCCGGTTCCGACGATGCAACCGTGGTTCGTGCGGGAGAACAAGTGGCGCGCCGCCCGCTATGGGCTTGCTGCCGAGATCATCGTGGGCTCCAACGGCTCCCAGCGTATGGTCACCGACGAGGTCCGCCGGCTCGTCGAGGTGCTCTCTCCCACGGCTGAACGCTTGGGCTGCCTGCCGGAACTACTGCAGCTGCACCTGATCCTCGACCACGGCGCAAGCTACCAGCGGCAGCTCGCCGTGGCCGCAACGCACAACGGCAGCCTGCCCGCCGTCGTCGCCTCCCTGAGCCGCGAACTCCGCGAGGGCCTCGTCCCGTAG
- a CDS encoding LLM class F420-dependent oxidoreductase, with translation MTSPQPRPVRLGVQIAPQHADYTSIRNTVAAVEALGVDIAFNWDHFYPLSGDPAGKHFESWTLLAAWAEQTSVIEMGALVNCNSYRNADLQADMARTIDHISGGRFIFGTGSGWFERDYDEYGYDFGTVGSRLDSLASNLPRIEERWGKLNPAPVRDIPVLIGGGGEKKTLRIVAQHADIWHSFSTPDVLAHKLGVLGTWCDTVGRDIGEIEISTELRGKTTADADELHALGTTLFTLGISGPDYDLAPVEDWLAWRDAKNA, from the coding sequence ATGACCTCTCCCCAGCCCCGCCCCGTGCGCCTCGGCGTACAGATCGCCCCCCAGCACGCCGACTACACGTCGATCCGGAACACCGTTGCCGCCGTCGAGGCGCTCGGTGTGGACATCGCCTTCAACTGGGACCACTTCTACCCGTTGTCCGGCGACCCGGCGGGGAAGCACTTCGAGTCCTGGACGCTGCTCGCCGCGTGGGCGGAGCAGACCAGCGTCATCGAGATGGGCGCGCTGGTCAACTGCAACAGCTACCGCAACGCCGACCTCCAGGCCGACATGGCGCGCACCATCGACCACATCAGCGGCGGCCGGTTCATCTTCGGCACGGGTTCCGGCTGGTTCGAGCGCGACTACGACGAGTACGGCTACGACTTCGGTACCGTGGGCAGCCGCCTGGACTCGCTCGCCTCGAACCTGCCCCGCATCGAAGAGCGCTGGGGCAAGCTGAACCCGGCACCCGTGCGCGACATCCCCGTGCTCATCGGCGGCGGCGGCGAGAAGAAGACCCTGCGCATCGTGGCGCAGCACGCCGACATCTGGCACTCGTTCTCCACGCCCGACGTGCTCGCCCACAAGCTCGGGGTGCTCGGCACCTGGTGCGACACCGTGGGCCGGGACATCGGCGAGATCGAGATCTCCACGGAGCTCCGCGGCAAGACCACCGCCGATGCCGACGAATTGCACGCCCTCGGCACCACCCTGTTCACCCTGGGTATCTCCGGCCCGGACTACGACCTCGCCCCGGTCGAGGACTGGCTGGCCTGGCGGGACGCCAAGAACGCCTGA
- the ffh gene encoding signal recognition particle protein: MATFGNLSDRLAETFKNLRTKGKLSAADVDGTVREIRRALLDADVALEVVKDFTGKVRERALGDEVSKALNPAQQVVQIVNEELIEILGGQQRRLEFAKKPPTIIMLAGLQGAGKTTLAGKLAKWLARDGHTPILVAADLQRPNAVTQLEVVGAQAGVPVYAPEPGNGVGNPVKVAKDGVKYAQQKLHDVVIVDTAGRLGVDAEMMKQAADIRKAIDPDEVLFVIDAMIGQDAVATARAFQDGVDFTGVVLSKLDGDARGGAALSVASITGRPIMFASTGESLDDFEPFHPDRMASRILDLGDILTLIEQAQGAFDEEEARKIAEKFSTDTFTLDDFLGQMQQLRNMGSIKKMMGMLPGAGAMKQQLDNFDEREIVRTEAIIQSMTKAERVTPKLLNGSRRLRIARGSGSSVTEVNQLVQRFEQAAKMMKTVAKGGMPNIPGMGPVPGGMGGKRPQVQQKKKGSKSGNPAKRAAENAALASGEKLGGAPAGGGSGFGLGGGGKAPAGGPSAEEMAALQKMLGR, from the coding sequence CCGCGAGATCCGTCGCGCCCTCCTCGACGCCGACGTGGCGCTCGAGGTGGTCAAGGACTTCACCGGGAAGGTGCGCGAGCGCGCCCTCGGCGACGAGGTCAGCAAGGCACTGAACCCGGCCCAACAGGTCGTGCAGATCGTCAACGAGGAACTCATCGAGATCCTCGGCGGTCAGCAGCGCCGTCTCGAGTTCGCGAAGAAGCCGCCGACCATCATCATGCTCGCGGGCCTCCAGGGTGCCGGTAAGACCACCCTGGCCGGCAAGCTTGCCAAGTGGCTGGCCAGGGACGGCCACACGCCGATCCTGGTGGCGGCCGACCTCCAGCGCCCCAACGCCGTCACCCAGCTCGAGGTCGTCGGTGCGCAGGCCGGCGTGCCCGTCTACGCGCCCGAGCCCGGCAACGGCGTGGGCAACCCGGTCAAGGTGGCCAAGGACGGCGTCAAGTACGCCCAGCAGAAGCTGCACGACGTGGTCATCGTCGACACCGCCGGTCGTCTCGGCGTCGACGCCGAGATGATGAAACAGGCCGCGGACATCCGCAAGGCCATCGACCCCGACGAGGTGCTCTTCGTCATCGACGCCATGATCGGCCAGGACGCCGTGGCCACGGCCCGCGCCTTCCAGGACGGCGTCGACTTCACCGGTGTGGTGCTCTCCAAGCTCGACGGCGACGCCCGGGGCGGCGCGGCCCTGTCGGTGGCATCCATCACCGGCCGCCCGATCATGTTCGCGTCCACGGGCGAAAGCCTGGACGACTTCGAGCCGTTCCACCCCGACCGCATGGCCAGCCGCATCCTCGACCTCGGTGACATCCTCACCCTCATCGAGCAGGCGCAGGGCGCATTCGACGAGGAGGAAGCCCGCAAGATCGCGGAGAAGTTCTCCACCGACACCTTCACCCTCGATGACTTCCTCGGCCAGATGCAGCAGCTGCGCAACATGGGCTCGATCAAGAAGATGATGGGCATGCTGCCCGGCGCCGGCGCAATGAAGCAGCAGCTCGACAACTTCGACGAGCGCGAGATCGTGCGCACCGAGGCCATCATCCAGTCGATGACCAAGGCCGAGCGCGTCACGCCGAAGCTGCTCAACGGGTCGCGTCGCCTGCGCATCGCGCGCGGTTCCGGATCCAGCGTGACCGAGGTGAACCAGCTCGTGCAGCGGTTCGAACAGGCCGCCAAGATGATGAAGACGGTCGCCAAGGGTGGTATGCCCAACATCCCCGGCATGGGTCCGGTGCCCGGCGGTATGGGCGGCAAGCGCCCGCAGGTGCAGCAGAAGAAAAAGGGTTCCAAGTCGGGCAACCCGGCCAAGCGCGCGGCCGAGAACGCCGCTCTGGCCTCCGGCGAGAAGCTCGGCGGCGCCCCGGCGGGCGGCGGCTCCGGCTTCGGTCTCGGCGGCGGCGGTAAGGCTCCCGCTGGCGGACCGTCGGCCGAGGAGATGGCGGCTCTGCAGAAGATGCTCGGCCGGTAG